One genomic window of Helicobacter canis includes the following:
- a CDS encoding ExbD/TolR family protein, which yields MDDQFLWEDKPELNITPLVDIMLVLLAILMVTTPTIVYQEDITLPKGSKSAKKTQNNMLEIRIDKRKKIYIKNNTYEYKMFPDSFNLLAKQYSKKDTSIFIRADKDLSYESVIYILKSVKEAGFNKISLVTNG from the coding sequence ATGGATGATCAGTTTTTGTGGGAGGATAAGCCAGAGTTAAACATTACCCCACTTGTGGATATTATGCTTGTTTTACTAGCAATTCTTATGGTTACAACACCCACCATAGTGTATCAAGAAGATATTACTCTACCAAAGGGTAGTAAGTCGGCAAAAAAAACTCAAAACAATATGCTCGAAATTCGTATTGACAAGAGAAAAAAAATTTATATTAAAAACAATACTTATGAATATAAAATGTTTCCAGATAGTTTCAATCTACTAGCAAAACAGTATAGTAAAAAAGACACATCAATTTTTATTCGAGCTGATAAGGATTTGAGTTATGAGAGTGTGATTTATATTTTAAAAAGTGTCAAAGAAGCAGGATTTAATAAAATTTCTTTGGTGACAAATGGGTGA
- a CDS encoding peptidylprolyl isomerase, whose protein sequence is MDSTEQKQVVAIFYEVKDADTQDIIDSNVTSRPLEFLLGAGQVISGLEQAVLGAKKGDKLNLSIAPEDAYGVYQADFVQEVPKDQFDGIVLEKGMTLFGQAEDGQTVQVVVKDFNDSSVMIDYNHPLAGKTLLFDVEIVDMRDATADEILQGYVGGGCCGGGSCDTSHHDHGDSGCCGGGGSCGCH, encoded by the coding sequence GTGGATTCTACAGAACAAAAGCAAGTTGTGGCGATATTTTATGAAGTAAAAGATGCGGATACTCAAGATATTATTGATAGCAATGTAACTTCTCGACCATTGGAGTTTTTGCTTGGTGCTGGGCAGGTGATCAGCGGTCTTGAGCAGGCTGTATTAGGCGCGAAAAAGGGCGATAAGCTTAATTTATCTATAGCTCCAGAAGATGCCTATGGTGTTTATCAAGCAGATTTTGTGCAAGAGGTTCCAAAGGATCAGTTTGATGGTATTGTTTTAGAAAAGGGTATGACACTTTTTGGACAAGCAGAAGATGGGCAAACAGTGCAGGTTGTTGTTAAGGATTTTAATGATAGTAGCGTGATGATTGATTATAACCACCCACTAGCCGGCAAGACTTTGTTGTTTGATGTTGAGATTGTTGATATGCGAGATGCTACTGCCGATGAGATCTTGCAGGGTTATGTGGGTGGTGGTTGCTGTGGTGGTGGATCTTGTGATACATCACATCACGATCATGGAGATAGTGGTTGCTGTGGTGGCGGTGGATCTTGTGGCTGCCACTAG
- the pcm gene encoding protein-L-isoaspartate O-methyltransferase: protein MHKIKGHFMCNEIVRQFPLQDQVRNALESVDREMFVPDFSKHLAYSLDPLPMGAAQWVSSPLTVAKMTQYLTPGDSVLEIGCGSGYQAMVLAQIFRRVFSIERIESLLTEARKRIRAMGVSNIHTKFSDGQQGWAEYAPYDRILFSACIESKIPQAIIDQLEEGGILVAPMQAPNTTQTILTLSGTSPAPKQAKQYIKRFTKRNGILSNEEILEECLFVPVVDGTMH, encoded by the coding sequence ATGCATAAGATAAAAGGACATTTTATGTGCAATGAAATTGTCAGGCAATTTCCCCTGCAAGATCAAGTGCGCAATGCCCTAGAATCTGTCGATAGAGAGATGTTTGTCCCAGATTTCTCTAAACATTTAGCCTATAGCCTAGATCCACTACCTATGGGAGCGGCACAATGGGTATCATCTCCCCTTACAGTCGCCAAAATGACGCAGTATCTCACTCCGGGCGATAGTGTCCTAGAGATTGGCTGTGGAAGTGGCTATCAAGCTATGGTGCTTGCGCAAATCTTTCGCCGTGTTTTTAGCATTGAGCGCATAGAGTCATTGCTCACAGAAGCAAGAAAACGCATTCGGGCAATGGGTGTAAGTAATATCCACACAAAATTTAGTGATGGACAGCAAGGCTGGGCAGAATATGCGCCTTATGATAGAATCCTATTTTCTGCCTGTATAGAAAGCAAGATTCCACAAGCCATTATCGATCAACTAGAAGAAGGAGGGATTCTCGTAGCCCCTATGCAAGCCCCAAACACCACACAGACTATCTTAACGCTCTCTGGGACTAGCCCTGCCCCCAAACAAGCTAAACAATACATAAAACGCTTTACCAAGCGCAATGGGATTCTAAGCAACGAAGAGATTTTAGAAGAATGTTTGTTTGTGCCTGTTGTTGATGGCACAATGCATTAG
- a CDS encoding TonB C-terminal domain-containing protein — MGECKKALLVWSGIGALFFYCVIFVLLLKFSSIFTTKYTSHITTTMEQAVSIDIVPMEMTQENKKDSGTHLEGTGIRDIFSTIPDMMAPAKESGDNRSQKAKNTKDKVDSSRLQALQKQLEKLNSTFNAMDNKALDVQSQSISPEFADGEYNEWFGKIYDIIYRKWQSRYYQDAEVSALIRVTNIGNFSYRIVKLSQYDDYNQSVIDLLESLKQEKLPPYPKGRVVEIKVNFRLK; from the coding sequence ATGGGTGAATGTAAGAAAGCATTGCTTGTTTGGAGTGGTATAGGTGCATTGTTTTTTTACTGTGTTATTTTTGTTTTATTATTGAAATTTTCTTCTATTTTTACGACGAAATACACATCTCATATTACTACAACAATGGAGCAGGCTGTAAGCATTGATATTGTTCCAATGGAGATGACTCAAGAAAATAAAAAGGATTCTGGCACGCATCTTGAAGGGACTGGTATTAGAGATATTTTTTCAACAATTCCAGATATGATGGCACCCGCCAAAGAAAGTGGGGATAATCGTAGCCAAAAAGCAAAAAACACAAAAGATAAAGTAGATTCTAGCCGATTGCAGGCTTTGCAAAAACAGCTTGAAAAGCTTAATTCCACTTTTAATGCAATGGACAATAAAGCACTTGATGTGCAATCACAAAGTATTTCTCCAGAATTTGCAGATGGAGAGTATAATGAATGGTTTGGTAAAATTTATGATATAATCTACCGAAAATGGCAGTCAAGATATTATCAGGATGCTGAAGTTAGCGCACTAATTCGTGTAACTAATATAGGTAATTTTAGCTATCGCATTGTAAAGCTCTCGCAATATGATGACTATAATCAAAGTGTGATTGATCTTTTGGAATCCTTAAAACAAGAAAAGCTTCCGCCTTATCCAAAGGGTAGGGTTGTTGAGATAAAGGTAAATTTTCGGCTCAAATAA
- a CDS encoding MotA/TolQ/ExbB proton channel family protein: MGSVFQFLEESSLITLLALCWLSAYCFATLWIFFYKYISLAKMVKDEQDSLEAILQGEQRFPRDAIFISADHRDVSPNIFSLWKNKAIKHSTTGLAFLSIIASTSPFIGLFGTVVEILDAFGRLGNSGQVSFDVIAPVISKALVATAAGILTAIPAYTFFMILKRKVYDLGVYIQMQIDYLSSAK; encoded by the coding sequence ATGGGTTCTGTTTTTCAGTTTCTTGAAGAGTCAAGCCTAATTACTTTACTTGCATTGTGTTGGCTTTCTGCGTATTGTTTTGCAACACTTTGGATCTTCTTTTATAAGTATATTAGTCTCGCAAAGATGGTAAAAGATGAGCAGGATTCTTTAGAGGCTATTTTACAAGGAGAACAGAGATTTCCAAGAGATGCAATTTTTATCAGTGCGGATCATCGCGATGTTTCTCCCAATATTTTTTCTCTGTGGAAGAATAAAGCCATTAAGCATTCTACTACAGGGCTTGCTTTTTTAAGTATCATTGCTTCTACCTCTCCTTTTATAGGGCTTTTTGGGACTGTTGTTGAGATTTTAGATGCTTTTGGTAGGCTTGGTAATAGTGGGCAGGTTTCCTTTGATGTTATTGCGCCTGTAATTTCTAAGGCATTAGTTGCTACGGCAGCTGGTATATTAACGGCAATTCCAGCATATACTTTTTTTATGATTCTTAAGCGCAAGGTGTATGATTTAGGTGTTTATATTCAAATGCAGATTGATTATCTGTCATCTGCAAAATAA
- a CDS encoding tol-pal system YbgF family protein — translation MKCGKFSYCLLLSLVALWAEPSAFELQSGATKKELKTLQSTNKNLENLVIDYSARIQMLEQSRDGMQSVLDGQALRIKSLLDTIGKQEATIQTLQSNLDYQNDLVRQHNSTIENMQKTIDQLTAKLSDLTTLTTKLNQDILNELGVLTGTNNQAQKKSKSQTSNEDVKSVNAGGRGSDDFTKLSNKEIIDQARKLYREKNLLESKKRYEWLVKNNYKVASSLYMLGEIEYQRSKFAEAISFYKKSTSLDDKASYMPILLWHTAWAFRYSKDMDNYNKFLDSLIRLYPESEQGRKAKDLRQKNKNKG, via the coding sequence GTGAAGTGTGGTAAATTCTCTTATTGCCTTTTGCTTTCTTTGGTGGCTCTGTGGGCTGAGCCATCGGCTTTTGAGTTGCAGAGTGGCGCAACAAAGAAAGAGTTAAAAACCCTTCAATCTACCAATAAAAATCTTGAAAATTTAGTAATAGATTATAGTGCCAGGATTCAAATGCTTGAACAATCTAGAGATGGTATGCAGAGCGTTTTAGATGGGCAGGCGTTACGCATAAAGTCTTTGCTTGATACCATAGGGAAACAGGAAGCAACAATACAAACTTTGCAGTCAAATCTTGATTATCAGAATGACTTGGTTAGACAACATAACTCAACGATTGAGAATATGCAAAAAACTATAGATCAGCTTACCGCTAAACTTAGTGATTTGACCACATTGACAACCAAGCTAAATCAAGATATTTTGAATGAGCTTGGTGTCTTGACAGGGACCAATAATCAAGCGCAGAAAAAATCAAAATCCCAAACTAGTAATGAAGATGTCAAGTCGGTAAATGCTGGGGGCAGGGGCAGTGATGATTTTACTAAACTTAGCAACAAAGAGATTATCGATCAAGCCAGAAAACTATATAGAGAGAAAAATCTCCTAGAATCTAAAAAACGCTATGAGTGGTTGGTGAAGAATAATTATAAAGTTGCATCATCGCTTTATATGCTTGGCGAGATTGAATATCAGCGCAGTAAGTTTGCAGAAGCGATAAGTTTTTATAAAAAAAGCACTTCGTTAGATGATAAGGCGAGTTATATGCCTATTCTTTTGTGGCATACAGCGTGGGCTTTTAGGTATTCTAAAGATATGGATAACTACAATAAATTTTTGGATTCTCTTATTCGTTTATATCCAGAATCTGAACAGGGTAGGAAAGCCAAAGATTTACGACAAAAAAATAAAAACAAAGGATGA
- the tolB gene encoding Tol-Pal system protein TolB yields MRSFFGIMVLISGLFSADATIDIVKSGQKTPKVEIGYVASGESLLAKKIYKILLGDLSVSGHFDPVDGSIYAQDTIDFGAYRAKKIDLVGIVRVIKENKILKVSLLFYDNNSSSLKINKTYQLTDSALYPFVAHKMAIDINSYIKAPTIAWMNRYVVYAQYTGSGQANIVLGDYTLTYNRTIVTGGLNIFPKWVDSTQKEIYFTKYLLRPTIIKYNIQTGSSEQIIASDGMAAVSDVSRDGQKILVTLAPKHQSDIYLYNVANKELTQLTKYSGIDVSGYFIDNERSMVFVSDRSGYANIYSKRLDIDAPAEQVVYHGRNNNSITAYGDYVAYSSRESDNEFGANTFNIYLISTKTDYIRRLTAIGNNQMPRFSKDGGSVMFLKHTSGQTALGVIRLDYNKSYLFPLNRASIQSFDW; encoded by the coding sequence ATGAGAAGTTTTTTTGGGATTATGGTGCTGATTAGTGGCTTATTTAGTGCTGATGCTACGATTGATATAGTTAAGTCTGGACAGAAAACTCCAAAGGTTGAGATTGGTTATGTTGCTAGTGGCGAGTCTTTGTTGGCAAAAAAAATTTATAAAATTTTATTGGGTGATTTGAGTGTCTCTGGGCATTTTGATCCTGTGGATGGCTCAATATATGCACAAGACACTATAGATTTTGGTGCATATCGGGCAAAAAAAATTGACCTTGTAGGCATAGTTCGAGTTATCAAAGAAAATAAGATTCTTAAGGTGTCATTGCTTTTTTATGATAATAACTCATCGTCTCTAAAGATCAATAAAACTTACCAACTAACAGATTCTGCTCTTTATCCTTTTGTTGCCCATAAGATGGCAATTGATATTAACTCTTATATTAAAGCACCCACAATTGCTTGGATGAATCGCTATGTTGTTTATGCACAATATACAGGTAGCGGACAAGCTAATATTGTCCTGGGCGACTATACACTCACATATAATCGCACAATTGTTACAGGAGGCTTAAATATCTTTCCAAAATGGGTAGATTCTACACAAAAAGAAATTTATTTTACCAAGTATTTATTGCGTCCAACAATCATAAAATACAACATTCAAACCGGTAGTTCGGAGCAGATTATTGCTAGCGATGGTATGGCTGCGGTATCGGATGTTAGTAGAGATGGGCAGAAAATTCTAGTTACCTTAGCACCTAAACATCAATCAGATATTTACCTTTATAATGTTGCAAACAAAGAGCTTACGCAACTTACTAAGTATTCCGGCATTGATGTATCGGGCTATTTTATTGATAATGAAAGATCTATGGTATTTGTGTCTGATCGATCTGGTTATGCCAATATTTATTCCAAGAGACTTGATATTGATGCGCCTGCCGAACAAGTCGTTTATCATGGGCGCAATAATAATTCTATAACTGCCTATGGGGATTATGTAGCCTATTCTAGCAGGGAAAGCGACAATGAGTTTGGTGCTAATACATTCAATATTTATCTTATTTCAACCAAAACAGATTATATTAGGCGACTAACTGCTATAGGAAATAATCAAATGCCAAGATTCTCTAAAGATGGCGGAAGTGTGATGTTCTTAAAGCATACATCTGGGCAAACTGCTTTAGGGGTTATACGGCTTGATTACAACAAAAGCTATCTATTTCCACTCAATAGGGCTAGTATCCAGTCTTTTGATTGGTAA
- the atpC gene encoding ATP synthase F1 subunit epsilon, which yields MKKLAVSIVTPYGEIFSGEVDSVTMPGVDGEFGVLHGHSNLLSLLKAGVIEISQGQSRDLVAIDWGYAEVTSSKVDIIANGAVAIGGQSESGVSEAIASARELLESASNDKVAIYSVVSRIEHAAKSRF from the coding sequence ATGAAAAAGCTTGCTGTTAGTATTGTTACTCCCTATGGGGAGATTTTTTCTGGTGAGGTGGATAGCGTAACTATGCCTGGAGTGGATGGGGAGTTTGGTGTTTTGCATGGGCATTCCAATCTTCTTTCTTTATTGAAAGCAGGTGTTATTGAGATTTCTCAAGGACAATCTAGAGATTTAGTTGCCATTGATTGGGGGTATGCTGAAGTAACATCCTCGAAAGTAGATATTATTGCAAATGGCGCAGTTGCAATTGGGGGGCAGAGTGAGAGTGGGGTGTCAGAAGCTATCGCAAGTGCTAGGGAGTTGCTTGAGAGTGCATCAAACGATAAGGTTGCCATATATTCTGTTGTTTCTAGAATTGAGCACGCCGCAAAAAGCCGATTCTAA
- a CDS encoding prepilin peptidase — protein MEIFTITLDDVWQASFTQNFSAMRCCLGACVGAAGVWLLSPNPHKPHLEQNDTTHQTHTTQYKHTSRYLWSGIGAFICAIIGSSGDSTLLPWLLGIVILSLSLCVWDIYYYAVPNWQNLALLLISASKSIILAHILQDNFFIDISTIYDLLLGAGLISLVYILGIMFLQKQLLGEGDIIFCASFSALFGFETTVISIFWGCVLASIVSIFSRIFTKHTNIVIPLIPYIIGGLGVGVLWGLWL, from the coding sequence ATGGAGATTTTTACTATAACCCTTGATGATGTATGGCAAGCATCTTTTACACAAAATTTCTCTGCTATGCGATGCTGCTTGGGGGCTTGTGTGGGAGCAGCTGGAGTTTGGCTACTTAGCCCCAATCCCCACAAACCACACCTTGAGCAAAATGACACCACACACCAAACTCACACCACTCAATACAAGCACACTTCGCGCTATCTATGGAGCGGGATTGGCGCATTTATATGTGCCATAATTGGTAGCAGCGGAGACTCTACTTTGCTACCTTGGCTACTTGGGATTGTGATATTAAGCCTATCTCTTTGCGTATGGGATATTTACTACTATGCCGTGCCAAATTGGCAAAATCTAGCTCTTTTGCTTATAAGTGCTAGCAAAAGCATCATACTCGCACACATCTTGCAAGACAACTTTTTCATAGATATATCTACTATTTATGATTTGCTATTGGGTGCTGGACTTATCAGCTTAGTATATATTCTAGGGATAATGTTCTTGCAAAAACAGCTTCTTGGGGAAGGGGATATTATCTTTTGTGCAAGTTTTAGTGCGCTTTTTGGTTTTGAAACCACTGTGATTAGCATATTTTGGGGCTGTGTGTTGGCTAGTATTGTTAGTATTTTTAGCAGAATCTTTACCAAACACACAAACATTGTAATCCCTCTAATCCCCTATATAATTGGAGGACTTGGAGTGGGGGTATTGTGGGGACTATGGCTATGA
- a CDS encoding OmpA family protein, translating into MKKAVVIFGVVAALFMLTGCPKEKVNVVGAGDGEMVGGSSESTSSISSKETGDLLGSVYFDFDKFVIRPDMQSVVDEIATQAQSQDSIQLVIEGNTDEFGTDEYNYALGTKRAIAVRDALVVKGMSRDSIRVVSFGESKPICMDKTRDCYQKNRRSDVKVSK; encoded by the coding sequence ATGAAGAAAGCGGTTGTGATTTTTGGAGTGGTTGCAGCACTTTTTATGCTGACTGGGTGTCCAAAAGAGAAGGTTAATGTCGTTGGGGCTGGAGATGGGGAGATGGTTGGTGGATCTTCAGAATCCACAAGCAGCATTTCATCTAAAGAGACTGGGGATTTGCTGGGCAGTGTATATTTTGATTTTGATAAGTTTGTTATTAGACCCGATATGCAATCTGTAGTAGATGAGATTGCAACTCAAGCGCAATCACAAGATTCTATTCAGCTTGTGATTGAAGGTAATACTGATGAGTTTGGAACAGATGAATATAATTATGCTCTTGGCACAAAAAGAGCCATAGCTGTGCGTGATGCTCTCGTGGTTAAAGGTATGAGTAGGGATAGTATTCGTGTTGTGAGTTTTGGTGAGAGCAAGCCTATTTGTATGGATAAGACAAGAGATTGTTACCAGAAAAATCGTCGCTCCGATGTAAAAGTATCAAAATAG
- the lolA gene encoding LolA-like outer membrane lipoprotein chaperone — protein sequence MREFFACVIFAGFFSAAYGYGEHIKTLEASFTQHTKSQDSVLVYSGKLYIKAPTKAKWVYEAPTKKELYVDGDKATIYEPFLDQASVGKTKIDFLEILRKAKKQHDDTYSTDFDGTRYVLTLANNLPSKLTFTDEFDNAVEITLHNVYINRTISDDVFVFVPPAGTDIIRQY from the coding sequence GTGAGAGAGTTTTTTGCCTGTGTGATTTTTGCTGGGTTTTTTAGTGCTGCCTATGGATATGGTGAGCATATTAAGACTCTAGAGGCTTCTTTCACGCAGCATACCAAAAGTCAAGATAGCGTGCTTGTGTATAGCGGTAAATTGTATATTAAGGCTCCAACCAAGGCAAAATGGGTGTATGAAGCACCGACTAAGAAAGAGCTCTATGTAGATGGTGATAAAGCGACTATTTATGAGCCATTTTTAGATCAAGCCAGTGTTGGTAAAACAAAAATTGATTTTCTCGAGATTTTGCGCAAGGCAAAAAAACAGCACGATGATACATATAGCACAGATTTTGATGGCACGCGATATGTGCTCACTTTAGCCAATAATCTTCCTAGCAAACTCACCTTTACCGATGAATTTGATAATGCTGTAGAAATTACACTGCATAATGTATATATAAACCGCACAATTAGCGATGATGTATTTGTATTTGTGCCTCCGGCTGGGACTGATATTATCCGGCAATATTAA
- a CDS encoding LptF/LptG family permease has product MRQRYLFHSVAQIFLPFFIVLFFIASVVLLIGLATITQFIKLNVWDLGQIFLYSIPNGVFFIIPITFFCACVLGLSRLSFDYELLVFFSLGISPRKILAPFIGLSIFASIVLLFFSLALIPLSKSAYGNFMAQKRAEVNINIKAGEFGQKLGDWLVYADTAHDRHYEGLVLFSSNLESQEVFITAKEGEMSNNEGVFTLLLRNGSAYFAEPNKVERADFGQMLVHTKIDEINLSSYDLWAYWKSAFEGSSSQARRLAQAIITSLFPIASIFLIPLFGIANPRFHKNLSYVYLLISVAGYFIAMHIFSQNAPFYGIFGLPLVWLTGSYFLYRKFVLRVY; this is encoded by the coding sequence ATGAGACAACGCTATCTTTTTCATTCAGTTGCGCAGATATTTTTACCATTTTTTATTGTGCTATTCTTTATAGCTTCTGTGGTGCTGCTCATAGGTCTTGCTACCATTACACAATTTATCAAGCTTAATGTGTGGGATCTAGGACAGATTTTTTTATATTCCATACCAAATGGTGTATTTTTTATCATTCCTATCACTTTTTTCTGCGCCTGTGTTTTGGGGCTATCAAGATTGTCGTTTGATTATGAGTTACTTGTATTTTTTTCTCTAGGAATTTCACCGCGCAAGATTCTAGCTCCATTTATTGGGCTTAGTATTTTTGCTAGCATTGTATTGCTATTTTTCTCTCTCGCGCTGATCCCACTCTCTAAAAGTGCTTATGGCAATTTTATGGCTCAAAAACGCGCTGAAGTAAATATCAATATTAAAGCTGGTGAGTTTGGGCAAAAACTGGGTGATTGGCTTGTGTATGCGGATACTGCACACGATAGACACTATGAAGGGTTGGTGCTCTTCTCTAGTAACCTAGAATCCCAAGAAGTATTTATCACTGCCAAAGAAGGTGAAATGTCTAATAATGAAGGTGTATTTACCCTACTACTACGCAACGGAAGCGCATACTTTGCCGAACCAAACAAAGTAGAACGAGCAGATTTTGGGCAAATGCTTGTGCATACCAAAATCGATGAAATAAATCTCAGCTCATATGATTTGTGGGCATACTGGAAGAGTGCCTTTGAAGGAAGCAGCTCGCAAGCTAGGCGTCTTGCCCAAGCTATAATCACATCACTATTTCCCATAGCAAGTATTTTTCTCATACCATTATTTGGCATAGCAAACCCTAGATTCCACAAAAATCTTAGCTATGTATATTTACTAATTAGCGTGGCTGGATATTTTATAGCAATGCACATATTCAGTCAAAATGCCCCATTCTATGGTATATTTGGCTTGCCATTGGTCTGGCTGACAGGATCTTATTTTCTCTATCGTAAATTCGTGCTACGAGTATATTAA
- a CDS encoding nitrilase-related carbon-nitrogen hydrolase, which yields MIFKDIISLQIKTKQNFQDNLARVITQIQKSKSGSIILTPELVLSGFCYQNMDEASEFSKHATEQLLNASTNHTIITTMIEKKNHKFYNNLKVFSKGELIHKQSKHKLFMLGEEHLHFASGSANEIIPFRLDGMNCGALICFELRFVDLWQKLQGVDVLFIPAQWGQARKDHFETLSRALAIANQCFVITSNSASLHMAKSSAVISPYGKTIQDDSQEIIQAQIDIAEVEKMRKYINVGLKECIR from the coding sequence ATGATTTTTAAAGACATTATATCGCTACAAATAAAGACAAAGCAGAATTTTCAGGACAATCTCGCGCGTGTCATTACACAAATCCAAAAGAGTAAAAGCGGCTCTATTATCCTAACACCGGAATTAGTGCTAAGTGGATTCTGCTATCAAAATATGGATGAGGCAAGTGAATTTAGCAAGCACGCCACAGAGCAGCTACTCAATGCAAGCACCAATCACACAATCATCACCACAATGATTGAGAAGAAAAACCACAAGTTTTACAACAATCTTAAAGTGTTTTCCAAGGGCGAATTGATCCACAAGCAATCTAAACATAAGCTATTTATGCTTGGTGAAGAGCATTTGCATTTTGCATCAGGCTCAGCAAATGAAATTATTCCATTTCGACTTGATGGTATGAATTGTGGCGCGCTTATTTGCTTTGAATTGCGATTTGTCGATCTATGGCAGAAGCTTCAGGGGGTTGATGTCTTATTTATCCCAGCGCAATGGGGACAAGCACGAAAAGATCACTTTGAAACACTCTCGCGTGCGCTTGCTATAGCAAATCAATGTTTTGTGATCACTAGCAATAGTGCTAGCTTACATATGGCAAAATCAAGTGCTGTCATCAGTCCTTATGGCAAGACTATACAAGATGATAGTCAAGAGATTATACAAGCTCAAATCGACATTGCCGAAGTAGAAAAAATGCGCAAGTATATCAATGTAGGATTAAAGGAATGCATAAGATAA
- a CDS encoding ribonucleotide-diphosphate reductase subunit beta: protein MKKPISLLTHKKIYDPNSNESIDERKIFGGNPTAMFDLTRIKYQWAYKLWKTMIANTWFPEEVNMNGDKKDYAELSAAERQGYDRALAQLIFMDSLQTNNINDNINPFITSPEINLLLIRQAFEESLHSQSYAVMVESISDNTNEIYDMWRKDMQLRNKNDYIADIYISLAESPTETNFIKALFANQILEGIYFYSGFCYFYAIARTERMLNTAQMIRFIQRDEVTHLLIFQNLINTLKQERPDLFTKDLQDEVVEMFRAGVEVEAKWGEYITQGQSLGLSSQSIRGFLEYLADERLSKVGMPKLYNTKNTLDWFRSFSSFNNQRTNFFEGKVTNYTKGGVDFDDF from the coding sequence ATGAAAAAGCCTATTTCTCTACTAACACATAAAAAAATATATGACCCAAACTCCAATGAGTCCATAGATGAGCGCAAAATCTTTGGAGGAAATCCCACAGCGATGTTTGATTTAACAAGGATCAAATATCAATGGGCTTACAAGCTTTGGAAAACAATGATCGCTAATACTTGGTTCCCTGAAGAAGTGAATATGAATGGTGATAAAAAGGATTACGCAGAGCTTAGTGCAGCTGAAAGGCAGGGCTATGATAGGGCTTTAGCCCAGCTTATCTTTATGGATTCCTTGCAAACAAACAACATAAACGACAATATCAATCCATTTATCACAAGCCCCGAGATCAATCTACTGCTCATACGACAGGCATTTGAAGAATCGCTCCATAGCCAGTCCTATGCAGTTATGGTAGAATCTATTAGCGACAACACAAATGAAATCTATGATATGTGGCGCAAAGATATGCAACTACGAAACAAAAACGACTATATTGCTGATATTTACATAAGCTTAGCAGAAAGCCCTACAGAAACAAACTTCATCAAAGCATTATTTGCCAATCAAATTTTAGAGGGTATTTATTTTTATAGTGGATTTTGCTACTTCTATGCTATCGCACGCACAGAAAGAATGCTCAACACTGCCCAAATGATACGCTTTATCCAACGAGATGAAGTTACACATCTGCTCATATTCCAGAATCTAATCAACACACTCAAGCAAGAGCGTCCTGATCTATTTACAAAAGATCTGCAAGATGAAGTTGTAGAAATGTTTAGGGCTGGGGTAGAGGTAGAAGCCAAATGGGGGGAATACATCACGCAAGGACAATCACTCGGGCTATCATCACAGAGTATCCGGGGATTTTTAGAATACTTAGCGGATGAGCGACTGAGCAAAGTCGGTATGCCAAAGCTCTACAACACTAAAAATACTTTAGATTGGTTTAGGAGCTTTAGTAGCTTTAACAACCAAAGAACCAATTTCTTTGAAGGCAAGGTTACAAACTATACTAAAGGTGGAGTAGATTTCGATGATTTTTAA